One segment of Thermoanaerobaculia bacterium DNA contains the following:
- a CDS encoding ATP-grasp domain-containing protein has translation MRPGAPPVSSSRAILPGSTVGVLGSGQLGRLFAIAARRMGYRVHTFSPDDDTPTGQVSDREISAPYEDLDAVRAFARDVDVVTFEFENVPGETARAAAEIAPVRPSGDVLHVVQNRIREKSFLRREGFPVVEFAAVTNAAELEDAAARIGAPSVLKTARSGYDGKGQA, from the coding sequence GGATCGACCGTCGGCGTGCTCGGGAGCGGACAGCTCGGCCGCCTCTTCGCGATCGCCGCCCGGCGGATGGGCTACCGCGTCCACACCTTCTCTCCGGACGACGACACTCCGACCGGCCAGGTGTCCGACCGGGAGATCAGCGCGCCGTACGAGGACCTCGACGCCGTGCGGGCCTTCGCGCGCGACGTCGACGTCGTGACCTTCGAATTCGAGAACGTCCCCGGCGAGACCGCCCGCGCCGCCGCCGAGATCGCGCCGGTGCGCCCGAGCGGCGACGTGCTCCACGTCGTGCAGAACCGGATCCGCGAGAAGAGCTTCCTGCGGCGCGAGGGATTCCCGGTCGTCGAGTTCGCTGCCGTGACGAACGCGGCCGAGCTCGAGGACGCGGCCGCGCGGATCGGCGCGCCGTCGGTCCTGAAGACCGCCCGCTCCGGCTACGACGGCAAGGGGCAGGCGA